The Bdellovibrionales bacterium CG10_big_fil_rev_8_21_14_0_10_45_34 genome includes the window AAAGCGAACAAGGTTGGCGAGAGAGCTTCTAAAGCGACTGAATTTGGCCCATAGTTTGAGGATTCGCGTTCATAACGCGGATGAAACGAGAAGCCGCCAGAGTGTTGACTCTTCTTTTGAGGAAACCCTAAACTATTCGCAGCCTCTTGTTTTTACAAAATGGGTCAATAGAGAATTGGCCGTAACAGTTGGATTGCTTCATGAGTTTTTTCGACCAGATTTCTGATTATTTCTCGAACGATATTGCTATCGACTTAGGAACGGCAAACACATTGGTCTACGCTAAAGGCCGGGGCATTATTCTCAATGAGCCCTCAGTCGTAGCAGTTCAGAAAAACTACCGAGGAGTTCAAAACCGCGTTTTGGCTGTAGGAAAAGAGGCCAAAGAAATGTTAGGACGAACTCCTGGCAGTATTGTGGCTATCCGGCCTATTCGAGACGGAGTAATTGCTGATTTTGAAGTCACTCAGTCCATGCTCAAGTATTTTATTGCAAAGGCCACCCCCAAAAAAGGTGTTATTAGGCCCCGAATCATTATTTCGGTGCCTTACGGCATTACCCAAGTAGAAAAGCGAGCGGTTAAAGAATCGGCACAGTCCGCAGGAGCTCGCGAAGTCTACATTATTGAGCAACCCATGGCCGCTGCAATTGGCGCGGGACTTCCCATTACGGAGCCAAGCGGAAACATGGTTGTTGATATTGGTGGTGGTACGACTGGAGTTGCTGTTATTTCTCTTGGAGGAATTGTTTATTGTAAATCGATCAAGGTTGCAGGAGATAAATTCGACGAAGCGATCGTCAATTACGTTCGGCGTCAGTTCAATCTTCTCATTGGCGAGCCAACGGCTGAGAATATTAAGATTTCCATAGGCAATGCTTTTCCGTTCGAGAGTGAACGTGTGATGGAGATTAAGGGTCGCGACCTTGTTGCTGGTGCCCCCAAAACAATCGAAATCACGTCTTCGCAAGTTCATGATGCCCTTATGGATCCGCTTATGGAAGTCATCGACGCCGTCAAAACTGCATTGGAAAAGACGCCTCCAGAGCTAGCCTCTGATATCGTAGACAACGGAATCGTACTGACTGGGGGGGGTGCTTTGCTCTCTAACTTAGATGTACTTCTGAGAGAGAAAACCGGGCTACCCGTTTCTATTGCAGAAGATCCTCTTACATCCGTGGTTCTAGGCGCAGGGCGGGTTCTTGATGAGCTGGATCTTTTGAGACAGCTGACAAGTGATTAGACGGACGATTAAGAGGTCCGATTTAAAACAAGGATAGCAGCTCCATGGTTTCTTTTGAGTCAGATATCCTCAAAATATTTTTCCTTAGCTCATTTGATGCAGACAGAACTGTTACATTTGCCAAAAGATGTTTATCTCAGGTTCGCAGGGAAACCAAAAATTCCGTGTCAAATGAAGAGGCAGTTGTTATCGCTTCGCCAATTATTGTAAAATACTGGTTTTTGCTTCGAAAATCTTTAGACCGTCATCACCGGATGTCTTATCCAAAAGCAGGCTTCGAGTTCCCTGAGAAGATTGATTTCGGGCCTTGGCGAGAGTTTCTTTTGAAAGCTCGAGATGAAGAAATACTTGCGGTGCTATTTTTGTTAGTTCTCAAGTGGCCTTCGGCGGCGGTGAGTGAAGGGCTCAACGCAAGTTTGGGTAGTTTGCACACACGAGTATCTAGGGGGCTTGAGTGGCTCATTAAAGTCTCAGATTTTGCTTCACAGCCCGATTTTCAGAGGGGCCCCACATGAGGCCAGAAAAACCAACAGAATTTCAAGTTCATCACATGTGTTTTGATTTGGCTTTTGGTAGCGCTACCGAAGATCAACGCAAGCGGTTTGAGATGGCGGGGGTTGGTCGCTTAGAAATAGAGCGACGAGTTCAAGTCATAAAAAAGTCCATGGCCTATATAGATCTCGTTTCGCAGATCGCACCCAACCCCAGCACACTCGACCTGATAGCTTACGAAAGCTTTCCGACAAGAATACAACGACGCTGGTATGAGACATCGATTTTATTAAGATGGGCCATTCCATCCACCTTAGCTATGTCAATTGGCCTATTTGTAGTTTTGACGAATCCTCAGTGGTTCCCTTGGCTTTCTTTAGATCCCCAAGTGACGTTAAGTGAAGTCGAAATAGCTGAGGTAAAGCGCTCTGATGTGATCGCCGGAACCTCAGATAATAATGAGGAGTCGACAGACAGCGCTAATCAAGAGTCCATTCAAATTGCAGCACGTGAAGAAACACACCCTGCCCCGGCGCCCGAATCGGCTGAAATTGAGGGACCTGTTATTGCAGCGAAACCTGAGCAAATCAAAGCCACAACTCCTCCTGTTAGGCCAAAGCCAAAGGGTTTCGTTTATCGAGCGCACATGAACACTTCAGAGGTCAATGAAGTTGCTACCCTGATTAGCAATAGAATTGTTGCACTTGGTGGAACGAAGGCCGGAAATGTGGAACTCGGTTGGGAGCAGCCAAAGGGGCGTTATTTTCACTTTTCAGTCGGAGCAGAACACTACGACGAAATTTTTAATTTTCTGCAGCAATTTGGTACCTTACGCATTAGCAAAGATCCGCACCCTAGGGTGATGCCAGAGGGGCAGATCCGCTGGATTCTTTGGCTTGAATGGGCCGCCGGTGCTCAGCAACGTGCTTCAGACGTAGCTGCGCCAAATCAACCACCAATAGAAGCAGAGCCGCAAGAGGATACAAATTCTCAAATCATGAAAGAGGAGGAGGCTTCTGAGTAAATCTCGAATCGCTTCTATCAGAAGTGTCGTTGGAGTTTGGTTTTTTATCTTCACAATTTTTCCTGTGGCAGTTCTGACATTCATTTCAATTCGCCAGTTTGAACAGTCGATCAAAGAAGAAATGCACAGACGACTAGACTCCAACCGCAGAGAGCTCAGTGCACTTCTTACAGAAATAGAAAATTATCTATTCGATTTTGGTCAGGTAAAGAGTCGAGACCCAAATTTGGCATTTGGCATGAGCTTGAATCAGAAAAGTGCTCTTAGATCCAAACTCAGTGATTGGATTGTGGATTCAAAACTCAGTCGCCTCAGTGCATTTGATTCAACAGGAAGACTTCTTATTTCTTACTTGCGAGAAGGCAATTCTGTAATTAAATCGCAACACAGTCTAGAGAACGCTGATGTCTTTATTCCCGAGGCAGTTCGAGAGGAGCTCGAGTACAAGGAGCATGTTCTTTACCGTGATGCCAGCCGTCGGTTTGGTCTAGAACTCATCACTTACAATCGTGTTCACAATTCTTCGGGAAAAGTGGTTGGGTTTCTTGAGCAAAGTATCAACTTATCCGGTGAATATCTTAAAGACCTTAAGGAGCGATTGCTTGTCGATCTGGTTGTTACTGACTCGCAGTTAAATCCGGTTGTTTCAACGGATGATCAGTTCTTACAAATCAGTCCCGGAATGTTTACAGCAAATCAAGAACCATCAGCATTTAAGATAAGAGATTTAGAGTACTTTATTGCCCCTTTACAGGTTGATGCACGTGCGGGGCAATTTGCTTTAGCCGCAGTTAGTTCGCTTGAAGGATCTAAGATAACTGTTGAGCGGTTGACTCGTCTTCTAGTAAGTGTTTCGGGAGTTCTGATTTTTATACTTGCCGTTACTTTGATGGCATTGTCGCGGTTTGTTGTGAAGCCGCTTAACGAGCTTGTTGTTGCTGCAGAGAGAGTTGCGGGAGGAGACTATGCTCCGTTGAAACTTCGACGCTGGGCCCCGTCAGAAATCGAACGACTCTCGGTGAGCTTTGGGCAAATGGTCGCTCGAATTAATGAATCACGAGCCCAACTGCAAGAAAAAGTGCAGCAGCTCCAAGTGGCCAATGAAAATCTTAAAGAGACCCAAGCGCAGCTGGTGCATTCAGCAAAAATGGTGGGTTTAGGCCAGTTAGTGGCGGGGATTGCGCACGAACTGAACAATCCTATTTCATTTGTGTACGCAAACATTCGGCATCTTAAAGAACACACAGCAAAGTTGTTTGACACGATCAAAGAATTTAGTGCTAAGGCGGGCGTCAAGGAGGCGCAGGCCATCCTGTCTAAAAATGAGTTTGAGTATATCGAGGCGGACTTGCCTAAGTTGATTTCCTCTTTTGAAGAGGGATCTCAAAGAGTTAAAGAGATAGTAACGGGACTTCGAAGTTTTTCTAGATCAGAAGACCAGCAGGCGCACGGATTTGATGTGAATGAAGGGCTTAAGACAACATTAAGTTTGATTTCTGGAGAACTAAAGACACGCATCAATGTGAAAACCTCATTTGGAGATCTTCCAGAGATACAGTGTGTTTCGGGGCAGATAAATCAAGTTTTTATGAACATACTCACGAACGCTGCCCAGGCGATCCCAGGGGAGGGGGAGATCTCGGTTGCGACAAAAAGCAAAGGTGATTTTGTAATTGTTGAAATTGCAGATAACGGCGAGGGAATGAGCGCCGAAACTCAAAAGCGAATCTTCGAGCCCTTCTACACAACAAAACCTGTGGGAGAAGGTACAGGCCTCGGCTTAAGTATTTCTTACAGCCTTATCCAGAAGCATGGGGGGAAAATCGAAGTCACTTCAAAACCTGGTAAGGGCACAAAGTTCACGATCAGTCTTCCTGTTAGCGCTAATGTGTAATTTGCATTCACGTGCAGTTCGCACTAAAGCTTAAATAGATCCAGACAAATGACTGCGGCGTCTTCTTCATCAGAAACTTTTATTGTCTCGAAAATTTCAGAGAGAGCCTTGGTGAGTCGCTCCTTTACGTATGAGTAATCCTTTTGAGAAAGCGTAAAGGCGGCAGAATAGCGAAGATCATTCTCATTCATTCTATCTAATGAGAGCAGCGACTTGAGTCTCCAGTTGCTATGGTGCCTAATTATATGGGGAGAAGATTTGTCGAGATGTAGCAAAGGGCGAATGAGCTGGTATCTCTGCCCTTCTTTTTTACATATTCCGGACTGAGTTAGAAAAGATAAGATTTCATCGACCTTGGTCTGCGGAATTTCAAGTTTGCTGGCAATGAGCTCCCGTGTCTGAAGCTGCTGCACTGAGAGCAAGATATGAACGGCGCCGTAGTGCCAGCTGCTATAGTAAAGTGCCTCTGCCTCTGCTGGCAATGATTCGGGTATTTTCAAGCGGCGTTTGAGGGTGGTGAATTTTTTTTGCCTGTGATCGAGTTGTCTCTCGATAAAGCTTTTTAGGGCTGCCGTCCCTGCACGTTCAAACTGTATCAAAAGCAAGAAGAACTCGGTTTCGTAATTATTAAGTCCAAAAAAACGGGCCGCAGCCTCGGCTTGTTCTTGATTAAAATGACCGCTGCCTGAGGTAACGTTAGAAATGTGTGAAACTTGGCAACCAATAAAGTCTGCAAGCTGCTTGCGTTTGCCGCGTCCACTGCTCTCGCCGGCCTCAAGTAAATCAACAAGGCAGCTCTTGTAATCTCGATATTCGTAAATGTTAGACTTCATATACTCAAAATTTCAGTATTTCTGAAATTAAACCTTCATTTTTCAGAAAATTTTAATAGCGACCCATTGTCAAAGTCACTAACGTAATAAACACAGGTAAAACTCAAAAGAAGTTGAGTTATCAAATTATCACGGAGGAATTATGAAAAAATGTCTCGCATTGTTAACAATTGTGGTCCCGTTCTTTGCTGCGGCAATGGCGCAGGCAGGTGCAGTGACAGGTGGGGGCGGAAAAGGTGTGATTTGTCGCGATTCAAATGGGGCAATCACTTTCGCCGAATTGTTAGATCTCTTCGAAGCCAAACAGGTATATGGCTTAGAGGTAAGGGAGTATACGGGAACTTTAGAAGAGGCGATAAAAAATATCAAATCTGACATAGAAGGCACGATGACTCAGCCAGAGATCCATCTTTTCCCTCTCTTTCGTAGAGTGCAGAGCATCCTAAAGCTCGCCACGCGTGAAGTGGTTTTAAAACCAGTCGATGATGCAGCGGAGGTTGTGCTTCCAGTGAACTGTCATCTAGAGCAAGTTGCGAACTACGTTGATGACAACCTTTTAATTGTAAGTTCCGAAATATGGGAAGCTTTTGATGTTACGAATAAGGCGGCACTCATTGCCCATGAAGCTATCTACAGGATGGAGAGATTCGGTGGCTCAACAAAC containing:
- a CDS encoding rod shape-determining protein (functions in MreBCD complex in some organisms), which encodes MSFFDQISDYFSNDIAIDLGTANTLVYAKGRGIILNEPSVVAVQKNYRGVQNRVLAVGKEAKEMLGRTPGSIVAIRPIRDGVIADFEVTQSMLKYFIAKATPKKGVIRPRIIISVPYGITQVEKRAVKESAQSAGAREVYIIEQPMAAAIGAGLPITEPSGNMVVDIGGGTTGVAVISLGGIVYCKSIKVAGDKFDEAIVNYVRRQFNLLIGEPTAENIKISIGNAFPFESERVMEIKGRDLVAGAPKTIEITSSQVHDALMDPLMEVIDAVKTALEKTPPELASDIVDNGIVLTGGGALLSNLDVLLREKTGLPVSIAEDPLTSVVLGAGRVLDELDLLRQLTSD